The following are encoded together in the Coffea arabica cultivar ET-39 chromosome 1c, Coffea Arabica ET-39 HiFi, whole genome shotgun sequence genome:
- the LOC113726038 gene encoding E3 ubiquitin-protein ligase PUB24-like has protein sequence MEDIDIPQYFLCPISLQIMKDPVTTITGITYDRESIEHWLQTAEDAACPVTKQPLPRDSDLTPNHMLRRLIQAWCTTNAKYGIDQIPTPKSPLKKSYIFKLIRDLKIAQFSQNALKKLDELANEDIEWNRKCMVEAGVTKVMVLLIIRCFKEGKTKGLEEALSILYRIWSPTAENKQLVAENNDLFESLTWVLRIDIDNHVVVKTHAVKILKMTTEVASSSLIGKLKLDFFMVMTSILRGKLSPQAIKAALHVLIQSCPWGTNKMKIIEAGAVFDVIELELSNPEKKTTELIFRLLAQLCSCADGRAELLKHSAGIAMLSKRTLRISAATDDLSMHIFAQITKFSATNEVLIEMLRVGAVSKLCMILQAHCEAHLKRIAQGILRLHSNVWNNSPCIQVYLLTRNAR, from the coding sequence ATGGAAGACATAGATATTCCTCAGTATTTTCTCTGTCCCATTTCTCTTCAGATCATGAAAGATCCAGTGACAACAATAACTGGGATCACATACGATAGAGAAAGCATTGAACATTGGCTGCAGACAGCTGAAGATGCAGCCTGTCCTGTTACAAAGCAGCCTCTTCCAAGGGACTCTGACTTGACACCAAATCACATGCTCCGCCGGCTGATCCAGGCTTGGTGCACTACCAACGCTAAGTATGGAATTGATCAAATTCCTACCCCGAAATCGCCTCTGAAGAAATCTTATATTTTCAAGCTCATTCGGGACCTGAAAATCGCTCAGTTTAGTCAAAATGCTTTGAAGAAACTGGACGAACTTGCCAATGAGGATATTGAGTGGAATAGAAAATGCATGGTGGAAGCCGGCGTGACGAAAGTGATGGTTTTGTTGATCATTAGATGCTTCAAAGAAGGTAAGACTAAAGGCCTTGAGGAAGCTTTGAGCATACTGTATCGTATATGGAGTCCTACAGCGGAAAATAAGCAATTGGTTGCAGAAAATAATGATCTTTTCGAATCTCTAACATGGGTTTTAAGGATTGATATTGACAATCATGTCGTGGTAAAAACTCATGCTGTTAAGATCCTGAAGATGACCACAGAAGTTGCGAGTTCAAGCCTAATCGGGAAGCTAAAGCTCGATTTCTTCATGGTTATGACTAGTATTTTACGTGGTAAACTTTCTCCACAAGCAATTAAGGCTGCATTGCATGTCTTGATTCAATCATGTCCTTGGGGGACAAACAAGATGAAGATCATAGAAGCCGGGGCTGTTTTTGACGTGATCGAGCTCGAATTAAGCAACCCTGAGAAGAAAACTACTGAGCTTATATTCCGTCTTTTGGCTCAGTTGTGTTCATGTGCTGATGGAAGAGCTGAGCTTCTGAAGCACAGTGCTGGAATTGCAATGCTGTCCAAAAGAACCCTCAGGATTTCTGCTGCGACCGATGATCTGTCGATGCATATATTTGCTCAGATCACGAAATTTTCAGCCACAAATGAAGTTCTGATTGAGATGCTGAGAGTTGGAGCTGTGTCAAAGCTCTGCATGATTCTTCAAGCGCATTGTGAAGCACATTTGAAGAGGATAGCACAAGGGATCCTCAGGTTGCATTCCAATGTTTGGAATAATTCTCCTTGTATACAagtttatctcttaacaagaaatGCTAGGTAG